Proteins encoded in a region of the Vicia villosa cultivar HV-30 ecotype Madison, WI linkage group LG5, Vvil1.0, whole genome shotgun sequence genome:
- the LOC131606435 gene encoding protein ENHANCED PSEUDOMONAS SUSCEPTIBILITY 1-like — protein sequence MGVVRVLSTDTIKAPKSNDKKIHLTPWDLQFLYTPSNKKGLLYHHPLVANQIQHLKYSLSSVLEFFQPLAGRLKITEHRDNIISCSIICNNAGVLFIHAAVENICVADILEPIYVPSIVSSFFPFIGASNYEGTSQPLLAVQVTELVDGIFIGCNVNHVVVDGNSLWHFINSWSEISRSSCHRQISKPPILERWFPNDIQHPVQFAYTMESQKNHSDGSNSSPSDNELNLSERLFHFKKEKILQLKSKFNTHIDSTIKVSSLQALLTHVWSSFVRSKKFDPQEEVHNMFLIGVGPRLHPPLLEGYFGNTIITCTVTMKAGELLKEGGVCDGACEMNKLIASYSNEKIKNHYESWLKNPNIIRLNDISNNNFLVISSSPHFDVYGNDFGWGKPVAVRCSNKVNGLVTVFAGAEEGSIDLQLCLPYNVLERMGNDLQFMNVVSN from the coding sequence ATGGGTGTTGTCCGAGTCCTCTCTACTGATACAATCAAGGCACCAAAATCCAATGATAAGAAAATCCATTTAACTCCATGGGATCTCCAATTTCTATATACTCCATCCAACAAAAAAGGTCTTCTTTATCACCATCCATTAGTAGCAAACCAAATCCAACATTTGAAATACTCTCTATCATCTGTCCTTGAATTTTTCCAACCTCTTGCTGGTCGTCTTAAAATAACGGAACACAGAGACAATATTATCTCGTGTTCTATTATTTGCAACAATGCAGGTGTTCTCTTTATTCATGCAGCCGTAGAAAATATATGTGTTGCTGATATCTTAGAACCCATATACGTTCCTTCAATTGTTAGTTCATTTTTCCCTTTTATCGGAGCTAGTAACTATGAAGGTACGTCACAACCGTTGTTGGCTGTTCAAGTCACGGAGCTAGTTGATGGCATCTTTATTGGTTGCAATGTCAACCATGTGGTTGTTGACGGAAATTCCTTATGGCATTTTATTAATTCTTGGTCTGAAATTTCACGTAGTTCTTGTCATCGTCAAATATCCAAACCCCCAATATTGGAACGTTGGTTTCCTAATGATATTCAACATCCTGTACAATTTGCTTATACTATGGAGTCACAAAAGAATCACTCTGATGGGTCgaattcttcaccatctgataatGAACTCAATTTATCAGAGAGATTATTTCATTTCAAAAAGGAGAAAATCTTGCAactaaaatcaaaattcaatacGCATATTGATAGTACCATCAAAGTATCCTCTTTACAAGCACTTTTAACTCATGTTTGGTCCTCCTTTGTTCGTTCCAAAAAATTTGATCCACAAGAAGAAGTTCATAACATGTTTTTGATCGGGGTTGGACCAAGATTACATCCACCTTTGCTAGAAGGTTACTTTGGAAACACAATTATAACTTGTACAGTTACCATGAAAGCTGGAGAGTTGTTGAAGGAAGGCGGGGTTTGTGATGGTGCTTGCGAGATGAACAAGTTAATTGCTTCATACTCTAATGAGAAGATAAAGAATCACTACGAATCTTGGTTGAAAAATCCAAATATTATTAGGCTTAATGACATATCGAATAATAATTTCTTAGTCATAAGTAGTTCTCCACATTTTGATGTTTATGGTAATGATTTTGGATGGGGAAAGCCAGTGGCAGTTCGATGTTCAAATAAAGTAAATGGACTTGTTACAGTGTTTGCTGGAGCAGAAGAAGGTAGTATTGATCTTCAACTATGTCTTCCTTATAATGTTTTAGAGAGAATGGGAAATGATCTCCAATTCATGAATGTTGTGTCCAACTGA
- the LOC131601503 gene encoding pentatricopeptide repeat-containing protein At1g09220, mitochondrial: MSHLKLMYPVSSYVASAIIPTTTIVSHQTTNLHFQNPKPNHPQHFLSLLLHNPSHHQSLQQLHSQIITSSLFHHHPFHNNPTSLLLFNNLIRSYSLSSSPHHALHFFTSTLNSLTHPLSLDSFTFTFLSHTCANFSSCSFGFHLHGVIFKLGFQSHVYVQTGLLRMYASWGLLVSAAEVFDEMPQRSIVTWNVFINGLIKWGQLDFARSVFDRMVTRSVVSWTLVIDGYTRVNKPLKALALFRKMVEVDGIEPNEVTLLAVFPAIASLGYIKMCRSVHGCVEKRGFNAVDIRIVNSLIDLYAKCGCIESASRVFSEMPEWRKNLVSWNSVISGFAIFGMVREAVETFERMEKAGVRPNHVAFLSVLSACSHGGLVEEGLEFFGKMVNDYGLVPDVKHYGCVIDMLGRAGRLEEAEKVALQVPREVANDVIWRTLLGACSVHDNVEIGQRVTKKILEMEKGHGGDYVLMSNILAGVGRFKDVERLREMIDTRNAFKLPGYSLV, encoded by the coding sequence ATGTCACATTTGAAGTTAATGTACCCTGTTTCATCTTATGTTGCATCAGCCATAATACCCACCACCACCATCGTTTCTCATCAAACCACCAACCTCCATTTTCAAAACCCCAAACCAAACCATCCACAACACTTCCTCTCCCTTCTCCTTCACAACCCTTCTCACCACCAATCCCTCCAACAACTCCACTCTCAAATCATCACTTCCTCCCTCTTCCACCATCACCCTTTCCACAACAACCCAACTTCTCTCCTCCTCTTCAACAACCTTATCCGTTCTTACTCCCTCTCCTCTTCCCCCCATCACGCCCTTCACTTCTTCACCTCGACTCTCAACTCCCTCACACACCCTCTTTCACTTGACTCCTTCACATTCACTTTCCTCTCTCACACTTGCGCGAATTTTAGTTCTTGTTCTTTTGGGTTTCATCTCCATGGTGTTATTTTTAAACTGGGTTTTCAATCTCATGTCTATGTTCAAACTGGGTTGCTTCGTATGTACGCAAGCTGGGGTCTTTTGGTTTCCGCGGCAGAGGTGTTCGACGAAATGCCGCAGAGAAGTattgttacttggaatgtttttatTAATGGTTTGATTAAATGGGGTCAGCTGGATTTCGCTCGGTCCGTGTTTGATCGGATGGTGACTCGGAGTGTGGTGTCGTGGACTCTTGTTATTGATGGGTATACGAGGGTGAATAAGCCGTTGAAAGCTTTGGCTTTGTTTAGGAAAATGGTTGAGGTTGATGGTATAGAGCCTAATGAGGTTACCCTTTTGGCTGTTTTTCCTGCTATTGCTAGTCTTGGGTATATCAAGATGTGTCGGTCTGTTCATGGGTGTGTGGAGAAGAGAGGGTTTAACGCGGTTGATATAAGGATTGTGAATTCGTTGATTGATTTGTATGCGAAGTGTGGATGTATAGAGAGTGCGAGTAGAGTATTCTCGGAGATGCCTGAGTGGAGGAAGAATTTGGTGTCGTGGAATTCTGTTATATCTGGTTTTGCTATATTTGGGATGGTGAGGGAGGCTGTGGAGACTTTTGAAAGAATGGAGAAGGCTGGCGTGCGGCCGAATCATGTGGCGTTTCTTAGTGTTTTGAGTGCTTGTAGTCACGGTGGATTGGTGGAGGAGGGGCTTGAGTTTTTCGGTAAAATGGTGAATGATTATGGACTTGTGCCGGATGTTAAACACTATGGTTGTGTGATTGATATGCTTGGGAGAGCAGGGAGGTTGGAAGAAGCTGAAAAGGTTGCCTTACAGGTTCCTCGTGAGGTCGCAAATGATGTTATTTGGAGGACGCTTCTTGGAGCTTGCAGCGTTCATGATAATGTTGAAATTGGTCAGAGGGTGACTAAGAAGATATTGGAGATGGAGAAGGGGCATGGCGGTGATTATGTTCTAATGTCTAATATTTTGGCAGGTGTTGGGAGATTCAAGGATGTCGAGAGATTAAGGGAAATGATCGATACGAGAAATGCCTTCAAACTCCCAGGCTATAGTTTAGTCTAA